One Alkaliphilus sp. B6464 genomic window carries:
- the prfB gene encoding peptide chain release factor 2 (programmed frameshift), which produces MLNLDNYKQQLFKLNEDINGMRDSLDIDKLASLSEELEYKMAEETFWNDPQEAQSTLKKARSYKDKIENYEKLIEVYEELEMMTVFIEEGDTAFEKDLIKGIKELEDRIDTIKIETLLQGEYDKSNAIISIHAGTGGLDAQDWAKMLLRMYTRWAEDKAYQVKTLDILTDTEAGIKSVTLLIEGINAYGYLKSEKGVHRLVRISPFDSSGKRHTSFASVDVMPEIDDYVDIQINPNDIRVDTYRASGAGGQHVNKTDSAVRITHIPTGLVVQCQNQRSQHSNRETAMKMLISKLVELKETEKKEKIEDLQGEYNQIAWGSQIRSYVFNPYNLVKDHRTNVEIGNIQSVMDGDIDPFINGYLKVNLDSNV; this is translated from the exons ATGCTGAACTTAGATAATTACAAACAGCAACTTTTCAAACTTAATGAAGATATTAATGGAATGAGGGATTCACTT GACATTGATAAACTAGCTTCATTAAGCGAAGAACTAGAATATAAAATGGCAGAGGAAACCTTTTGGAATGATCCACAGGAAGCTCAAAGTACTTTAAAAAAGGCAAGGAGTTACAAAGACAAAATAGAGAACTATGAAAAACTAATAGAGGTCTATGAAGAGTTGGAAATGATGACTGTCTTTATTGAAGAGGGAGATACAGCCTTTGAAAAGGATTTAATTAAAGGCATAAAGGAGCTTGAAGATCGTATTGATACAATAAAAATTGAAACTCTTCTTCAAGGAGAATACGATAAGAGTAATGCTATTATATCTATCCATGCAGGGACAGGAGGATTAGATGCTCAAGATTGGGCAAAGATGCTTTTGAGGATGTATACTCGTTGGGCAGAAGATAAAGCATACCAGGTTAAAACCTTAGATATTTTAACAGATACAGAAGCCGGTATTAAAAGTGTTACTCTTCTTATTGAGGGAATTAATGCCTATGGATATTTAAAGTCGGAAAAGGGAGTGCATAGGTTAGTTAGAATCTCTCCCTTTGATTCCTCTGGTAAAAGACATACTTCATTTGCATCTGTAGATGTTATGCCAGAAATTGATGATTATGTGGATATTCAAATTAATCCAAACGATATTAGGGTAGATACCTATAGAGCTAGTGGTGCTGGTGGACAACATGTTAATAAGACGGATTCTGCCGTTAGAATAACCCACATTCCTACTGGACTGGTAGTGCAATGTCAAAATCAAAGATCCCAGCATAGCAATAGAGAAACAGCAATGAAAATGCTTATAAGCAAGCTAGTCGAATTGAAGGAAACAGAAAAAAAGGAGAAGATTGAAGACTTACAAGGTGAGTATAATCAAATTGCATGGGGAAGCCAAATACGGTCCTATGTTTTCAATCCGTACAACCTAGTTAAAGATCATCGTACTAATGTGGAGATTGGAAATATACAAAGTGTTATGGATGGAGATATAGATCCATTTATAAATGGGTATCTTAAAGTAAACCTAGACAGTAATGTCTAG
- the flgN gene encoding flagellar export chaperone FlgN produces the protein MGREELIEYLLKLSEGKLFLINQLLTLTQQQSEGLESEESHILNEIIEQKQNIMGRIDVLDKEFVSKHDLLKGEFLIDNVETMQADDKNNMRLLQDKIREIQMLTEKIQQIDNANIERLKKNMELVKNELKKVKFGKKIAQGYGNNKVTDGISIFVDKKQ, from the coding sequence GTGGGAAGAGAAGAACTAATAGAATATTTACTTAAACTAAGTGAAGGAAAGTTGTTCTTAATTAATCAATTATTGACTTTAACTCAGCAGCAAAGCGAAGGTCTGGAAAGTGAAGAAAGTCATATATTAAATGAAATAATTGAGCAAAAACAAAATATTATGGGTAGAATTGATGTTTTAGATAAAGAATTTGTCAGTAAGCATGATTTATTAAAGGGCGAGTTTCTAATAGATAATGTAGAAACTATGCAGGCTGATGATAAGAACAATATGAGGCTTCTACAAGATAAAATTAGAGAAATACAAATGTTAACAGAGAAGATACAACAAATAGATAATGCTAATATTGAGAGATTAAAGAAAAATATGGAATTGGTAAAAAATGAGCTAAAAAAAGTTAAGTTTGGAAAAAAGATTGCCCAAGGATATGGTAATAATAAGGTAACAGATGGGATTTCGATTTTCGTTGATAAAAAGCAATAA
- the fliD gene encoding flagellar filament capping protein FliD has protein sequence MRIAGIASGMDTEQMIRDLMRAERVRVDKFFRQEESLKWKRDALNTTNKTLADFILKARSGFGLTSTTSTGTILNKTKDSFDWVKKVSSSDESVIKATASANAMEGTHKIEVVNLAEVASVTSKDIKDIVKEDGSFDLAKLGIDETTPFKSLVINGKTFNIGIREASEDYEGDIKSINGLVSAINNAKVGEPGKEVSLELRAAYDSSLGKLMISSKEQGADQRIEISGDLTDRFFRDPKGTENPTHPMDPSNPNAVFIAEGKDAKIRFNGDEITKPSNNFSMFGVNYQLQSKGEITVNVESNVDGIMDKVKSFVEDYNALIDNLNGLLKEKSYRDYQPLTKEEKEAMKDKEIELWEERAKSGLLRGDESINRMLQSMRSGLYSKVEGLEGFSHITQIGITTGNYQSGGKLEVDENKLRAAIIDNPEGVIDLLFQKSDTKVVSGDKESAAKNRAESGLIDRLFSDMIVGMKDIVRRSGTGDNASLYRSVQSNMLIDFVTSGSISVLDKDITGVGTRIAREESLLTSKETRYWKQFTAMEKAMQKMNSQSSWLYAQLGQ, from the coding sequence ATGAGAATTGCTGGTATAGCATCCGGTATGGATACGGAGCAAATGATTAGAGATTTAATGAGAGCAGAAAGGGTAAGAGTAGACAAGTTTTTTAGACAAGAGGAAAGTTTAAAATGGAAACGAGATGCTCTTAACACTACAAATAAAACATTAGCAGACTTTATTTTAAAGGCTAGAAGTGGCTTTGGATTAACTAGTACAACTAGCACAGGTACTATTCTAAACAAGACTAAAGATAGCTTTGATTGGGTGAAAAAGGTAAGTTCAAGTGATGAAAGCGTTATTAAGGCTACAGCTTCTGCAAATGCTATGGAGGGAACACATAAGATAGAAGTTGTGAATCTTGCTGAAGTTGCTAGTGTTACAAGTAAGGATATTAAAGATATAGTAAAAGAGGATGGAAGTTTTGATTTAGCAAAGCTTGGAATTGATGAAACTACGCCATTTAAGTCGTTGGTTATAAATGGGAAAACATTTAATATAGGTATTCGAGAAGCTAGTGAGGATTATGAGGGAGATATTAAATCTATTAATGGCCTTGTTAGCGCAATTAACAATGCAAAAGTAGGTGAACCAGGAAAAGAAGTCAGCCTTGAGCTTAGAGCTGCTTATGATAGTTCTTTAGGCAAGTTAATGATTAGCAGTAAAGAACAAGGAGCAGATCAAAGAATTGAAATTAGTGGCGACTTGACAGATAGATTTTTTAGAGATCCTAAAGGTACTGAAAATCCTACACATCCTATGGATCCTAGTAATCCAAATGCAGTTTTTATAGCTGAAGGAAAAGATGCTAAAATAAGGTTTAATGGGGATGAAATTACAAAACCTTCAAACAACTTCTCAATGTTTGGTGTAAACTACCAACTTCAATCAAAAGGAGAAATAACAGTTAATGTGGAATCTAACGTAGATGGTATAATGGACAAGGTTAAAAGCTTCGTAGAAGACTACAATGCACTGATTGACAATTTAAATGGTCTATTAAAAGAAAAGTCATATAGAGACTATCAACCTCTGACAAAAGAGGAAAAGGAAGCCATGAAGGATAAGGAAATAGAACTTTGGGAAGAAAGGGCAAAAAGCGGACTTCTCCGTGGAGATGAGTCCATAAATAGAATGCTTCAATCTATGAGGAGTGGATTATATAGCAAGGTGGAAGGATTAGAGGGCTTCAGCCATATTACCCAAATAGGTATTACTACAGGAAACTACCAAAGTGGTGGTAAGTTAGAGGTAGATGAAAATAAACTTAGGGCGGCTATTATTGACAATCCGGAAGGTGTTATAGATTTATTGTTTCAGAAATCCGATACTAAAGTAGTGAGCGGAGATAAAGAAAGTGCTGCTAAAAATCGTGCAGAGTCTGGTTTGATAGATAGGCTATTTAGTGATATGATTGTAGGCATGAAGGACATTGTTAGAAGATCCGGAACAGGCGATAATGCCAGTTTGTATAGAAGTGTTCAGTCTAACATGCTTATAGACTTTGTAACTAGTGGATCTATAAGTGTATTAGATAAGGATATTACTGGTGTTGGTACCCGTATAGCGAGAGAAGAATCTCTACTTACTTCCAAAGAAACACGTTATTGGAAGCAGTTTACAGCAATGGAAAAGGCGATGCAAAAGATGAACAGCCAAAGTTCTTGGTTATATGCTCAGCTAGGACAATAG
- the hpf gene encoding ribosome hibernation-promoting factor, HPF/YfiA family, which yields MKVIVSGRNVDITDALRDTVQSKLGKLDKFFNKELEAQATLSVQKNRHIIEVTIPINGSILRAEESTEDMYGSIDKAVDKLTRQLRKQKNKLENRNNKYETIRFENIPAYEESMQESKIVKTKRFAMKPMNAEEAILQMELLGHSFYVFADAETDDVNVIYKRKDGNYGLIEPDFE from the coding sequence ATGAAAGTAATCGTTAGTGGGAGAAATGTAGATATTACAGACGCTTTAAGGGACACAGTACAATCTAAGCTAGGTAAGCTTGATAAGTTTTTCAACAAGGAGCTGGAAGCGCAGGCCACATTATCAGTTCAAAAAAATAGACATATTATAGAAGTGACTATTCCTATTAATGGCTCTATACTAAGAGCAGAAGAATCTACAGAAGATATGTATGGCTCTATTGATAAGGCAGTGGATAAATTAACAAGACAGCTCAGAAAGCAGAAAAATAAGCTTGAGAATCGTAATAATAAATATGAAACAATCCGTTTTGAAAATATTCCAGCTTATGAAGAAAGTATGCAGGAATCTAAAATTGTTAAAACAAAGCGTTTTGCTATGAAGCCAATGAATGCAGAAGAAGCAATTTTGCAGATGGAGCTTTTAGGACATAGTTTTTATGTATTTGCAGATGCAGAAACTGATGATGTAAATGTTATATATAAGCGTAAAGATGGAAATTATGGTTTGATTGAACCTGATTTTGAATAA
- the fliS gene encoding flagellar export chaperone FliS produces the protein MAMKNPYGQYKQNSVITASPQELTLMLYNGALKFIGMSKIYIEQKDIPKANESIMRAQDIIQELNITLNMDYEISTGLRSLYIYILDKLVDANISKDIKHLDEAAEMVTELRDTWKESMIISKSGR, from the coding sequence ATGGCAATGAAGAATCCTTATGGTCAGTACAAACAGAATAGTGTTATCACTGCAAGCCCACAGGAGCTTACACTAATGCTTTATAACGGAGCTTTAAAGTTTATTGGTATGTCTAAAATATATATTGAGCAAAAAGATATTCCAAAAGCAAATGAATCAATAATGAGAGCTCAGGACATTATACAAGAGCTTAACATTACTCTAAACATGGATTATGAAATTTCCACAGGTTTAAGAAGTCTGTACATATATATTTTAGATAAATTGGTGGATGCCAACATATCTAAGGATATTAAGCATTTAGATGAGGCTGCAGAGATGGTTACAGAGCTTAGAGATACATGGAAAGAATCTATGATAATCTCTAAAAGTGGAAGATAG
- a CDS encoding flagellar protein FlaG, with translation MRLEGAQLGTIYPVGQKTQGQGSQEKNIKTGEQGVGEILPGEKVIPEDQLIQAVEKANKSFEPLDRRFEISMHDKIKAVMIKVIDSKTDEVIREIPSEKILDMVSNMMELAGILVDERV, from the coding sequence ATGAGGTTAGAAGGAGCACAACTAGGTACTATATATCCAGTTGGTCAAAAAACACAAGGGCAAGGAAGCCAAGAAAAAAATATTAAGACAGGGGAGCAGGGAGTAGGAGAGATTCTTCCTGGAGAAAAGGTTATACCAGAGGATCAGCTTATACAAGCTGTAGAGAAAGCTAATAAAAGTTTTGAACCCCTTGATAGGCGTTTTGAAATTTCAATGCATGATAAAATTAAGGCCGTAATGATTAAAGTAATTGACTCTAAAACTGATGAAGTAATAAGAGAAATTCCGTCAGAAAAAATATTAGATATGGTGTCTAATATGATGGAGTTAGCAGGTATTCTTGTAGATGAAAGGGTATAG
- a CDS encoding HD-GYP domain-containing protein: MKSLPINLKKYILIIMGLSILLLFTMVRLYSIPDYSIFVILTILSIIVESLVVPIPGGAAISVGYAVTFTAMIILGPLGAAVCCSIGVMLRYAKLSDGSVRHIGNTPLYKVLFNGAQALICIGLASIVYYSFDTKIADLLFYKNIIPLVISICVYVLLNVFIITKLLSKLNNESFRKMFIKNIKWLLPNCFVIASLGIFISILYLNYGTAIMLLFFGPLLLARHSFKLYLEMKQVYIETVYALTKAVEAKDKYTNGHSQRVAEYAEKLSDKMKLGYKRIETLKTAALLHDVGKIGIMDNILNKPGRLTDEEFETIKKHPEIGVEILSSVDFLKEIREIILNHHEKYDGTGYPSGLKGDEVPIEAYILSIADAFDAMTSDRSYRKGMTVEKAINIIEKDAGTHFHPLVAEQFIELIKKEVEEQENVQSRVLKAQSAN, from the coding sequence ATGAAAAGCTTACCCATTAATCTTAAAAAATATATATTAATTATTATGGGTCTATCAATTTTATTATTGTTTACTATGGTACGTTTGTATAGTATACCTGATTATTCTATTTTTGTAATATTGACTATATTGTCGATAATAGTAGAATCATTAGTTGTTCCTATACCCGGAGGTGCAGCTATATCAGTAGGTTATGCAGTTACATTTACTGCTATGATTATTTTAGGTCCTTTGGGTGCTGCTGTTTGTTGTTCGATCGGTGTAATGTTGAGATATGCCAAGTTGTCAGATGGATCAGTAAGGCATATAGGAAATACACCGTTGTACAAAGTGCTTTTTAATGGTGCTCAAGCCTTGATTTGTATCGGTTTAGCATCTATAGTTTACTATAGTTTTGATACTAAAATTGCAGATTTATTATTTTATAAAAATATAATTCCTTTGGTAATCTCTATATGTGTTTATGTACTTTTAAATGTTTTTATAATAACTAAATTACTTTCTAAATTAAATAATGAATCTTTTAGGAAGATGTTTATTAAGAATATAAAATGGCTACTACCTAATTGTTTTGTAATTGCATCCCTAGGAATTTTTATAAGCATATTATACCTAAATTATGGAACAGCAATTATGCTATTATTCTTTGGTCCACTTTTATTAGCAAGACATTCGTTTAAATTATATTTAGAAATGAAACAAGTTTATATTGAAACAGTTTATGCTTTAACTAAGGCGGTGGAAGCTAAGGATAAATATACTAATGGCCACTCCCAGAGGGTTGCCGAATATGCTGAAAAGCTAAGTGACAAGATGAAACTTGGATATAAAAGAATAGAAACTTTAAAAACAGCTGCTTTACTTCATGATGTAGGTAAAATAGGAATAATGGATAATATTCTAAATAAACCCGGAAGATTAACAGATGAAGAGTTTGAAACTATTAAAAAGCATCCTGAAATTGGTGTGGAAATTTTAAGTTCAGTAGACTTTCTAAAGGAGATAAGAGAGATCATTTTAAATCATCATGAAAAATACGATGGAACTGGATATCCTTCGGGATTAAAGGGAGATGAAGTGCCAATTGAAGCATATATATTATCTATTGCAGATGCATTTGATGCTATGACTAGTGATCGTTCTTACCGTAAAGGTATGACAGTGGAAAAGGCAATAAATATTATTGAAAAGGATGCTGGAACCCATTTCCATCCACTGGTAGCAGAACAATTTATAGAATTAATAAAAAAAGAGGTTGAAGAGCAGGAAAATGTACAGAGTAGAGTATTAAAGGCTCAATCAGCTAATTAA
- a CDS encoding DUF5317 domain-containing protein, translating into MIFEGLILGIIVGKLRGGNVRNLGKFMFKSSFLLVFSLILQLGTSILISIGYEKVIDNRMFIYIVAYIMLFIVLFLNLGRGSVWFILIGAIANFAAIVLNGGSMPIDVAILEKMNFENMLQSIKIGAMPNYIDINEAYSFTIYLAKRFATPIWYPFKQIFSAGDIGISLGLLLFTQGIMQLNRHHYPSKILKFDYRGKMKL; encoded by the coding sequence ATGATATTTGAAGGATTAATATTGGGAATAATAGTCGGAAAGCTTCGGGGAGGCAATGTAAGAAACCTAGGTAAGTTTATGTTTAAATCTTCTTTTCTATTGGTTTTTTCATTGATACTGCAACTAGGGACATCTATTTTAATTTCTATTGGTTATGAAAAGGTTATAGATAATCGAATGTTCATATATATTGTTGCCTACATTATGCTTTTTATTGTTTTATTTTTAAATTTAGGTAGAGGTTCTGTTTGGTTTATTTTAATTGGTGCTATTGCTAATTTTGCTGCTATAGTATTAAATGGAGGAAGCATGCCTATCGATGTTGCTATTCTAGAAAAAATGAATTTTGAAAATATGCTTCAATCAATTAAGATAGGGGCAATGCCTAATTATATTGATATTAATGAGGCATATTCTTTTACAATTTATTTAGCTAAAAGGTTTGCTACTCCTATATGGTATCCTTTCAAACAGATATTTAGCGCTGGAGACATAGGTATATCTTTAGGCCTTTTATTATTTACTCAAGGGATAATGCAGCTTAATAGGCATCATTATCCATCAAAAATTTTGAAGTTTGATTACCGTGGAAAAATGAAGCTGTAG
- a CDS encoding aminotransferase class IV: MYISKNSNKEIAQSFFLLNGQVTPSSEFEQEKTTIYPSFYEVIRVINGVPLFFEEHIQRLIKSLDLLNYKLPYDENTIKEQIHTLIESNKCYNYNVKIVINGLNDEETNLFIYFITSNYPNNDQYTDGVHTILYEAERENPNAKVIAKSFRDAVNKSIKESNAYEAILVNQNKEITEGSRSNMFFVKDNIFYTSPAKDVLVGITRSRVIQLCVQLGYEVKEEPIPVSFLDEIDGLFLTGTSPNVLPIASINNTHYESSNNPAILTLSKAYDDLINNYIAKNKESMA, from the coding sequence ATGTACATTTCAAAGAATTCAAATAAGGAAATAGCACAAAGCTTCTTTTTATTAAATGGTCAGGTTACTCCATCTAGCGAATTTGAACAGGAAAAAACGACTATTTATCCTTCGTTTTATGAAGTGATTAGAGTTATTAATGGTGTGCCTCTGTTTTTTGAGGAGCATATACAACGTTTAATAAAGTCTTTAGATTTACTGAACTACAAGCTACCTTACGATGAAAATACTATAAAAGAACAAATACATACATTAATAGAATCCAACAAATGTTATAACTACAATGTTAAAATTGTTATTAATGGGTTAAATGATGAAGAGACAAACTTATTTATATATTTCATTACTAGTAACTATCCTAATAATGACCAATATACAGATGGTGTACATACAATACTTTATGAAGCAGAAAGGGAAAATCCCAATGCTAAAGTAATCGCCAAGTCTTTTAGAGATGCAGTTAACAAAAGTATAAAAGAATCAAATGCTTATGAGGCTATTTTAGTCAATCAAAACAAAGAAATTACTGAGGGAAGTCGCTCTAACATGTTTTTTGTAAAAGATAATATTTTCTACACTTCCCCTGCCAAAGATGTGTTAGTTGGAATTACCCGTAGCCGTGTTATACAACTATGTGTTCAATTAGGCTACGAAGTTAAGGAAGAACCAATACCAGTTTCTTTTTTAGATGAAATAGATGGACTTTTTTTAACTGGCACTTCACCTAATGTACTACCTATTGCATCTATTAATAACACACATTACGAATCTAGTAACAATCCGGCAATACTTACTCTTAGCAAAGCCTATGATGATTTAATAAATAATTATATAGCTAAAAATAAAGAATCTATGGCATAA
- the secA gene encoding preprotein translocase subunit SecA, which yields MKRLFEKVFGTYSEREIKKLDKTVDQIEALESEYAKLTDAELQDKTRQFKERLEKGETLDDILPEAFATIREGAWRTLGMKHYRVQLYGGIVLHEGRIAEMRTGEGKTLMATLPVYLNALAGKGVHVVTVNDYLAKRDQEGMGKVYNFLGLTVGVIVHGITNEERRAAYRCDITYGTNNEFGFDYLRDNMVIHLHEMVQRKLNYAIVDEVDSILIDEARTPLIISGQGEKSTKMYFIVDQFVKTLKKEVDFVLDEKANSVTLTEEGVERSEKHFGIENLSDISNIELSHHINQALKANNLMKLDKDYVVKDGEIVIVDDFTGRLMFGRRYSEGLHQAIEAKEGLEVQRESKTLATITFQNYFRMYDKLSGMTGTAKTEEEEFMSIYNMDVVEIPTNKPVIRQDTSDLVYKSEKGKVMAIIKDIEEKNKKGQPVLVGTISIEKSEELANALKRRGVPHEVLNAKQHEREAEIVAQAGRKGIVTIATNMAGRGTDILLGGNPEFLAKREMKKQGYSDEILSMVTSHGEATDEELVNAKKKYEEIYSKFKVETDKAHEEVKSVGGLHIIGTERHESRRIDNQLRGRAGRQGDPGSSSFYISLEDDLMRLFGGDRMLGLVEKMGLAEDEAIEHKLLTSSIENAQKKVEGRNFGIRKHVLQYDDVMNKQREVIYGERKKVLEGENMRDHIFNLLENIVEDGIAIYTADAKYPEEWDLDGLKDYLSNMFLPANSLEFTNVEDLTIESLKSQIVEVAGKIYSEKEQDIGAERMREIERVILLQVIDTRWMDHIDAMDQLRQGIGLRAIGQEDPVRAYQIEGYDMFQEMIKSIQEETVRYLFSIEKEVVVERKQVAKPIAASHGDQDGKSSPVVKKEEVGRNDLCPCGSGKKYKKCCGQ from the coding sequence GTGAAAAGATTATTTGAAAAGGTTTTTGGCACCTATAGCGAAAGAGAAATTAAAAAATTAGATAAAACAGTTGATCAAATAGAAGCTTTAGAATCTGAATATGCAAAATTAACTGATGCTGAGCTACAGGATAAGACTAGACAATTTAAAGAAAGATTAGAAAAGGGAGAAACATTAGACGATATTCTACCAGAAGCCTTTGCTACTATACGTGAAGGTGCATGGAGAACTTTAGGAATGAAACACTATAGAGTACAACTTTATGGTGGTATAGTGCTTCATGAAGGAAGAATCGCGGAGATGAGAACTGGAGAAGGTAAGACTCTAATGGCGACTTTACCAGTATATTTAAATGCTCTAGCTGGCAAGGGAGTTCATGTTGTTACTGTTAACGATTACCTAGCAAAAAGGGACCAAGAGGGTATGGGTAAGGTTTATAATTTCCTTGGTTTAACAGTAGGAGTAATTGTACATGGAATAACTAATGAAGAAAGAAGAGCTGCCTATAGATGTGATATTACCTATGGAACAAATAATGAGTTTGGATTTGACTATTTAAGGGATAACATGGTAATTCACCTTCACGAAATGGTTCAAAGAAAATTGAACTATGCCATTGTAGACGAGGTGGATAGTATTTTAATTGATGAGGCTAGAACACCATTAATTATTTCTGGTCAAGGGGAAAAATCTACTAAGATGTACTTTATTGTAGATCAATTTGTTAAAACCTTGAAGAAGGAAGTTGATTTTGTTCTGGATGAAAAGGCTAACTCTGTTACTTTGACAGAAGAAGGTGTTGAGAGATCAGAAAAACACTTTGGAATAGAGAACCTGTCAGATATTTCAAACATAGAGTTATCGCATCATATTAATCAAGCATTAAAGGCGAATAACCTAATGAAACTAGATAAGGATTATGTTGTGAAGGATGGAGAAATCGTTATAGTAGATGACTTTACGGGAAGATTAATGTTTGGTCGTCGATATAGTGAAGGGTTACACCAAGCTATAGAAGCAAAGGAAGGGTTAGAGGTACAAAGAGAATCTAAAACCTTAGCTACTATTACATTCCAAAACTACTTTAGAATGTACGACAAGCTATCTGGTATGACTGGTACAGCTAAAACGGAAGAGGAAGAATTTATGTCTATTTATAATATGGATGTTGTTGAAATTCCAACTAATAAGCCTGTAATTAGACAAGATACATCAGATCTTGTATATAAATCAGAAAAAGGTAAAGTAATGGCCATAATAAAAGACATTGAAGAGAAAAATAAAAAAGGCCAACCTGTTTTAGTAGGTACTATATCTATAGAAAAATCTGAGGAGCTTGCTAATGCATTAAAGAGAAGAGGAGTGCCTCATGAAGTGTTAAATGCTAAGCAACACGAAAGAGAGGCTGAAATTGTTGCACAGGCTGGACGTAAAGGCATTGTTACTATTGCAACTAACATGGCTGGTCGTGGTACGGACATTCTTCTTGGAGGTAACCCAGAGTTTTTAGCAAAGCGTGAAATGAAAAAGCAAGGTTATAGTGATGAAATTTTGTCTATGGTAACTAGTCACGGTGAAGCTACGGATGAAGAGTTAGTAAATGCAAAGAAAAAATATGAAGAAATCTATAGTAAATTTAAGGTAGAAACAGATAAGGCCCATGAGGAAGTTAAGTCAGTAGGAGGACTTCATATTATAGGTACAGAAAGACATGAGTCTCGAAGAATAGACAACCAGCTTAGAGGTCGTGCTGGACGTCAGGGAGACCCAGGTTCAAGTAGTTTCTATATATCCCTAGAGGACGATCTTATGAGATTATTCGGTGGAGATCGTATGTTAGGTCTGGTAGAAAAAATGGGACTTGCTGAAGATGAAGCCATAGAACATAAGCTTTTAACTAGTTCTATTGAGAATGCACAGAAAAAGGTAGAGGGAAGAAACTTTGGAATACGTAAACACGTACTTCAATATGATGATGTAATGAATAAGCAAAGAGAAGTTATATATGGTGAAAGAAAGAAAGTATTAGAAGGAGAGAATATGAGGGATCATATTTTCAACCTATTAGAAAATATTGTTGAAGACGGTATTGCTATTTATACTGCTGATGCCAAATATCCTGAAGAGTGGGACCTAGATGGACTAAAGGATTATTTAAGCAATATGTTTTTACCAGCTAATTCATTAGAGTTTACTAATGTTGAAGATTTAACCATTGAATCATTAAAGAGTCAAATAGTTGAAGTGGCTGGAAAGATATATAGCGAAAAAGAACAGGATATTGGCGCAGAGCGTATGAGAGAAATAGAAAGGGTAATTTTACTTCAAGTAATCGATACAAGATGGATGGATCATATAGATGCAATGGATCAATTACGTCAAGGTATAGGATTAAGAGCTATTGGGCAAGAGGATCCTGTAAGAGCGTATCAAATAGAAGGATATGATATGTTCCAAGAAATGATAAAGAGCATTCAAGAGGAGACTGTTAGATATTTATTTAGTATAGAAAAAGAGGTAGTTGTTGAAAGAAAGCAAGTAGCGAAACCAATTGCTGCTAGTCATGGAGATCAAGATGGGAAAAGTTCTCCTGTAGTTAAAAAAGAAGAAGTAGGTCGTAATGATCTTTGTCCTTGTGGTAGTGGTAAAAAGTATAAAAAATGTTGTGGACAATAA